The segment TGAAGGAACTactgggaaaaatggagagtcaaccagcagatgggttgaaaaagcgatggttcgtggagggactaaagaattccctccgaaagaagatgaaaatcgttccacctacatcctacgaagacgcatacaatagagcgatggatctcgagagcgagaccaagacatcgaagaaaaagaagaaggatagctcgtccgaggaggatgactcgtcacaggaaagcagcagcgataGCGAAGCTGGCAAacaggtgcaagcgctccagaaagacatggagcgaatgaggagggaattcaaaacaatgagaagcatcgGTCGGattgaaggggacatatggtgcactgagtgcaaagaggaggggcacacaaagggtacttgtccgaagaaggcattctacgagatttgccaagtgatgggacactccaccaaggagtgcccatacaacatgaaaacctgaagtacgcaaatgagccaagtgttgttcacagagcaggccacaacatccgcaccagcgggtacggccCAACCAGAGAAACGAATATCCCCTGGACTCGCCtggactcggcgagtccgagtgcgagtcacccttgccgagtcctggggactcggactcggactcagaCTCTGCCGAGTCCAGGAGCCAGACTCGCCAGACtcaccgagtttggcgagtttggcccaaactcgccaaactcggcgagtcccgtgCCTGGGACTTGGCCGGCGGCGAAGTcaatgaaaagtaaaaaaaaaacaattttaaatggtttttttgacttgttttttttgtgttatttttgttttatacctaaaagtgactttcatttcattcatttgcaaaaataggaggagtaaagtgagataaaaagaataacaagggtgcattgaagaaaaaccagcaaggaagatttcttcaatttcttcaattttcttcaagagttctaagaggtaacattgtttttttgagatttttttgtttcttatatgcaaaaattcatttttctattcttttatttttgaaagttttacattttattccaaaatcttttcTATGTTACTATGTAGGCCCAgggtttgtaattttattttttttaaagtagggtttgacaaaccctacaatttaaaaaaaaaaaaattgcaaaccctACTTtagcttttttgaaaaaaatgttcaatGAGAATGAAATTATGAATGCACAACACAGAATGAATGTcttaatttatttttgcatttgtaatgttttattgcagcaaccttcacattcttatttgcctcaagtttcacaaaacAATCATACAATGTCCTCTTCTAGACctcccattagaaaggaccctgcttggaaatatcatgaggattttccagggcaaagaAAAGGGCGAACAAAGTGtatattttgcaaaacaatattccatggaggcatatatagattgaaataacatattgctggtgtgcgtgggcATGATGCTGACCCATGCACAAAAGCAGTCACTGAGGCCGTACGTGATTGCTATGTAatggttgaagaaattgaaaggaaaaggaaagaaaaagaggatctcatAGTCATTGGGAGACATGCACCTTTAGGAACAGGGACAcaattaggttgtgttggagggcctTCTTCCTTACCTTCATATCGTCCCACTCATTTTGCTACTACTCATGCTTCCGATTCTGCTTCTATAAGTGCCAGTGCCAGTGCCTCTGCCCCTTCTCATGTTCCTAGCACTGGCAgtggtagtgggagtgttagcattggacctaggattcgtaaatctaggttggataccttttttgcacctcgcactactcctgggtcccaacagtcacttgagagcatgggttggaacaaggaggtccatgatgctactaaaatggcagttggcagatTTTGGATGTATGGCAGTATTCCATTCTTCACAGCCAGGtaaatgttttatgtttgattgttttaatttttataatttgattgTTCGTATTAATTTTTGTTGTATATAGTTCATTATACATAGTACATACTTATCTCATTAAAATTATTTGTGACAGGTcaccttattggcaagaaatggttgatgcccttaccatttgtggggcggggttcaaagccccttctgagtttgatttgaggggacccattttgactgaattggtgaatgatgtgaagaaAGAATTGGGTGATCAACGCcaaatatggagcactaaaggttgcaccatcatgactgatggttggacagacaggagaaatagaactctccttaattttcttgtttcttccgcaggtgattgattaattttagtttcatttaggcattaattttttatttttcatttaatgatttattgaatgatcattgatcttgctttatttttttatttcagggggcaccgttttcatcaagtctattgatgcctccgcccattgcaagaatgccacctacctatgtgagcagatagaggaggtgattaatGAGGTGGGTGaagagaacgtggtacaggtggtgactgaCAATGcaccaaattatgttgctgcaggtaaacttttgattacaaactaattttgtttgcaaattaatttctattttgtaacctcattaattacaatgcaacaaattatgttgttgcaggcagactattgatggagaggcgcccatctatagtttggactccatgtgccgcccattgcattgacctcatgttagaGGATATTGGAAAACTTCCATGGGTCAAGACATGTGTAGAAAAGGcaagaaatgtgtgcaaatttgtatataatcattcatgggtgttggctcttatgagacaatacacagagcataaggagttagctcgtccaggaatcacaagatttgccacaaacttcatcacattgcagtccatgcttcgtTGTAAGatggccttgagacgtatgattgttggtgaggagtggtcttcctcatcctatgctgccaccccagcagggaaagatatggcagactgcatttttgatgagcgaggcttttggagcccttgtgatgagatagtgaaggtaatttttttataaattctacaatttttatttaactttttgttttataacttattcatcatattctcttatttgctcatgttttaaattacacaatattttcaattttacagtttgttaagcccttggtggttttgttgcgagttgcggatggagaaaagcccgcaatgggctacatatatgagggcatggatagggcgaaagagggcatcaaatctatctatgcaggagatgagagcaagtatggtcccatttggcagatcattgataagagatggcatcatcagcttcataggcccatccatgcagcagcctattatTTGAATCCGGCATTCCATTTTAGCCCTACTTTCAGGGTTGATGCGGAGGTCCTTGATGGGCTATACTCAGTCATGGAGAAGATGGCACCTGTTGGTTGTACTCAGACAGATCTTATgcgagagctacagttgttctcaaatgcacaaggggagaccttttcTCGTTCTATCgccaaagaaagtaggacaactatgatgccaggtaaaaataaattgtaaggcttaattttagttttattgtatattgttaaatgagtttatgagagactgattttatttatttttctcatttcaaactcagataattggtggagcttttttggcccaacgacaccaaatcttcagaagttggccattcgcatcttgagccaaccatgcagtgcatctggttgtgagcgcaattggagtatgtttgagcacatacactccaagaggcgcaatagattatccgtggagaagatgaatgatcttatctttgttcactacaacctccgcctgagaatgagaaagaatgcattagctgacatctctcctatcattctagatgaggttgatcctgaggCAGAGTGGGCCATTGAGACAGATCCTGTggctgtctttagtgatgatgacactgattggatcgaccaggtagatatagaggctaaggctgtagccatggcagaggaggagcagagagcacgagcagagagaggagattcagaggcagatggtGATAGTGACACAGATGGTGacagtgacacagatgttcctaatgttggtgagcatggcgtgGTGTCACGAGGAGCGGCTATGGCTGCCCAATCATCtatgacctaccttagacgccttcgtaggGGGCCGGGGCCTTCATCGGAGCCGACgtcggggccggagggtgcagacTCCTCTGCGCCATAGGCTTGTAGATGTATTTACCTTtgttatttgtatggaacatttgatgatgatcatatgatgacatggattttttattccatgagttttgtaatattgtatacatttgacaatatttatatatctatgtttgttatttccttcagctacaatttgcgtttatgcttatgcgATAGATCatagatgtatacttgtgtatgtattatgtaatgaaatgagccaagtttgatgatgttattgtgtcttattcaataaagggtgcatgaaacaagttttaaatcttaaaaaatctctaaattttttgagtttttcactttcccgagtccagccgagtctggagccgagtctgacgccgagtctcgagtccgagtccgatttggccttgccgagtccgagccgagtccgagtcccgtttctttgggcccaacaaaccaacacaacaacatcatctggaggttatcgggacaacagacgcggcggtggaaggaatagcaacaataacaataacggaagccataTCCAGTATGacaccaagggccggccaattatccaatgtagggcctgtaatcagtgggggcacttcgcctgtgattgcacgaaggaagccacccctcagcacctttgccgatggtgtgggccaggcgaccatgaggatgcaaattgcccacaggcaggggttaatctcctcaacattgagaaggctgagaagactggtgagaaagaagtactggcgatcacccgcgcccagacgaaaaaagccacttatcccgacccccgtacggaggagagattacgggaggcaaaggccaatattgaatgtGAGATGACAGCCGAACAACGAGGCGGCGAGTACATCATCTCGTACAGAAGTGGAAagtaacatcattgggcaagtactgcagatggaagtacctataagggtaaaggaccacctagaaacaatgccacagttaagaactgtcatttttagttccatacaaaccactgcgcaggcaCCTTTGTGTGCCACACGGGCGGAAGTTCTGGTCAAcccctcggctgacccaatgttgttggccttaaatagtggtcggcatcctgctatagtagagatgggaattctcgaggctatcctcaaagacaccatcgtggacggagcttcgggggtgaatgtactgccagaggatacgcggaagaagctggggaagccaacactatggccacccacgttcaacttggtaggtgcagactaGCATGACATCAAGCCgctcggcaccctgatggcccaaccggtcaccatcggcacgcaacctttcatactagattttgtggtaatcccactcaagaagaaggggtacgatgccatcttaggcagagggtggctggttatagcaaaggtgaaccacgactagAAAAAGAACaacctttctatggagaaaggggggcggaagtacaccatcgatctgaggacccaggttgttgatgaggaactggcatcatcttcggaattggAGGATGAAGGAAAAGGCGACTTGAGGAACGAAGGACGAGGCTGcaaggagcccaacgacgaagggattctcaaactaggagagtgctctgaggatgagacggggtcattgaacgggctcttccactggcagatggaggattatgaaatgttccagagctacaggctcgaagtagaggaaccaaagcAAGTAACAAAGGAGGTGTACAtgccagaatacatagaatattggaagggagacgccccaaatcttggtgacgtagataatccgaagatcaattgtgtcggcaacgattagaaccctgtgtggaaggccgtagctttcaaaatctttattcttcttcttcttcttatgtacgggaaggagaccgtggtccctgtagaatttgtggttccaggtcttcggatggccattgaaaatagatttgCCACCAAcagatccaaattgaaaccctaccacgcgaagcgcgcaggggacccgagaggccggagggggacccgagaggatggaaggggacttgagaggccgggcaggcgacttgagaggcacgggaccaacgtgggagactcttgggcgaggaaaaccgagaaggatgaagtgCGATCCCAGAGataggggacccgagccgaagactctctagataactaaattaggaaattaaaaaaaaaaaacgaccGTACGGGTCCGTACAACAGTTGATCGTACgacttgaaaaaaagaaaaaaagagaagaaagccatggtggaaccaccgtgcggtgggaccaccgacggtggaaccagcGTGCGGTGGAACCATTGTACggtagcaccaccgtgcggtggcaacattGGCGGTGGAACCATCGTATGGTAGCACGTCCACCACCGTCGTGCAGTGGACACCGCCGCGGGTTAAAGCCATGCAAActaaaaggaagaaataaaaaccCCGCACGAAGACAAACACGCAGCCCACACCAAACAAAAAACGGACGAAGAGAAAAAAAAGGGAGAGACGCGCACAACAATGCAGCCATAAACGCAGCAccgcacaaacaaacacagtcgtacggtggaggggtgttgaccgcacAGGAAGGTGGCCGTAAGATTGGAGGTGCCAGTGTTGATGTTGATCGTATAGggggttgtatggccggggtgccattggGGACATTATAgtggatttaaaaaaaaagaaaacgacgacgaccagattgaaaaatcattcgatgacatatggagccaggacgctgaaaatattaaagtggagaagaagggttttgacatcttcaaatatcacagaaatgatgcgctgCCCCTGGACCCCGCGAGgagcgctgcccctcgacctcgttggggcgctgccccagaccctgTTGGGGGCACTACCCCCAGACcctagtttatttttgagctatagtacacttgttggagttgggcgaagggcattagaGATATCacaggaagtgttgtggttgtccgtactgtgagaaagaagcttgcaactaagcattggcggggaagccataagccgttgagggagacggatttggaggttgggaacaaatagagtttgagggaaggcattgcaggtccacgcagttgtatgacaccagggagttattcagttcagttattagcctttggggagtgatggaggatttgaggtgtctcctagcctttgtgccagcgggttgtggccacctccaggcaggaatggtacgctttgaggaacttggagtatgtctcggttagacgtgaggttgccttggtggatgcagagagggctcgggaggagctgaccaccaggttggaggcagtactagcgtgagacgTAGCTCAGCGTACCCAGAAGTTGGATGCTGAGAGGGCAGCgcaggtggctatcgaggacaaattggctagggaagacagtatcatttgactagcagttggtggaggctgagactgaaaagcgtgttttgcagacaagtttggtttaggcacaggaggactttgatgtcaaaagaagcaataatggtgaaatccgcacttgagcatcggatggtagcaaaaAAGGGTTTTCAGGTGAGGATGCAGCAGGTGTATAAGTTCCGGGCTTGACTGGCGTCAGCAGTtatgtttaatgtcatctctattttgtattaagttgtccggagacgacttcttttcttttggggggatgatggtagcggcaatattgtacacggaaataaaactagttaattaagttgtaattgtgttggttagttggcaatcgaggggtggtagttgcggtgcgacggttggcgctcgcaccccctcggtatctttatatacttccgaatgtaacttgtgaggagaaaaaggatgatcaggaatggaataacatctcttatattacatctgtgatatctatggcattattattctgcattacgtgttttatctgtgtgctttaagttattcacccaagaGGGTAAACACGCCTAACTTAAAAGTTCGGCCAATTTGACCCAAAAGGTGCGATTTTAACATTGTTGTTCATTTTTGGCATTTCAAGTCTTTTTGAGAGCCTTTCTATTTTTGGCCTCTTGAGCCAATCTGAGATTTTAATGTCCTTTGTCATCTTTTCACCTATTTCAGCCTAATAAGCCGTTTTGCAAGTTTTGATCTCTTTAACGATTTTCAGCATATTGAGGACTTGCGAACTTGGACGTTTCAGTTTCCATTTTCGGCTTATGGGCCGAATTTGTGAATTTGATGTCCCTTTCAACCATTTAGCCTTTGGACACCTTTAGGTGAAACTCGAGCATTGCCATTAAAATGTGCGATCTTTGAGTTTTAAGTTAAAATGCCCTCACTTATGTTGCCTAGCTAATTTCGGGCTAACTGATGATTTTGTGCAATTTTGAGTTTTATTTCCTTTCTCGCAAAACTTCGGCCATTCACAGGAAAATGCGCGACTTAGAGATTTTCGGCCAAATGGGGCTTTTTGTGCGATTTTTGGATAAAATTTGCCCCTCATATCAAATGTGCGACCTTTCTCTGGGTAAATGCTCGAGCTACTTAAAAGAAATGTGAGGACAACGTGCCAAATTTGGGCATTTGGAGTGAAATATATGATTGGATTCCTTGAATGATTTTCGAGCTTCATTGACCTTTAGCAAATTTGAAACCTTGGTCTTTAGTTTGAATGATTTCAGCCAACGTGATGATATCTTGCGATTTTGAATATTTGTTTTTCAGCCAAATGAAGATTTCACATGAACTTGAGATTTCATTTGGACTTTACGATTTTCGGCTTAATGAGTCACTTCACGCAATTCTAGCTTTTCTAAGTTTTTTGGTCGAAATGAGCCTTCGTGCGAATTAGACTCCTTTATGATTTTCGGCCTTAATAGTTGAATTGTGTGATTTTGAAGCTTAATGAGACTTTCGAGCGTATGAGCCCTTGTGCATGATTTTGAACTTGGCCCTAGTTTCGGCCTACTAGGTGACTTTGCAAACTTGGTCTTGTTTACCTCGtggggtgtgttattaatattgcatatcaacagtcaaatgataaccataggatagaatagtaaccagaaactcagagcaatgctttcattaatgccaaaatgtctagtacaataatcattcttTGCATCAGTGTCTCCAAAAACAAGTACAAGAGCATGGATAAAGACACGGTCGAGGGTTGCGGTTACCACCCGTGGGGAACCGTCGTGCAACGGACAACTACCCTTGACaacactaacatacttaaccaacgtagcttaacaagtagtacaaagcccattttacgaccaacatcatcccccccctaAGAATCCAGACGACAAGAACAAAAATCTGGGACAAACACAACAAAATGGGTATGAAGTACGCTGTATACAATAAGAAAATCACTGAGAAGAAGGGGCTGAGGGGGCGGCCCTAAAGGAGGTAGTTGCACCGCTAATGAAGAAGATGCAGGAACTGTTGATGCCAGTCGAGCCCGGAActcatacacctgctgcgtcctcgcctggaaacccttttctactaccatccgatgctcaagtgcggatttcaccattattgcttctgcAAGGAGTTCTTTTTTTCCTTGACATCATAGTCCTCCGGTGCCTAAACCAAGCTTGTCTACAAAACacacttttcagtctcagcctccaccaactgctactcaaatgatactgtctacctagccaatttgtcctcgatagccacccgcgctgccctctcggcatccaacttcTGGGTAcactgagctaagtctcacgctactattgtctccaacctggtggtcagctcctcccgagccctctgtgcatccaccaaggcaacctcacgtccagccgagacatactccgagttcctcaaagcataccattcatgcctggaagtggccacaaccttctggcacaaaggctaggagacgcctcaaatcctccatcacacgccccaaaggctgataactgaattgaataactccctggtgccatacgacttcgcgttcttgcaatgccttccctcaaactctgtttgttcgcaacctccaaatccgcctccctctacggcttatggcttccctgccaatgcttagtTGGGGTCGAGGGGCtgcccagcggggtcgaggggtagcgccaacaccaatttacaaccttcagaaccacatGAAAGTCCATGGCacacatcatttttgtgatattttaagatgcgaaaaaccttcttctccactctaattttttcagCATCCTTGGTCTAGATTCCATCAAATGATTTTTCAGTCTGGtcgtcattttaaaaaaaaaaattaaatgcatgctTGTTTGAATGTCGGCGCATTTTTCTTTTCACGTGCCATCACCACCGTTTATCCCTGTCGTGCCatggtatttttcctttcacccttttTTAAACCGCCGCTGCCGTCGCTGTGCTCCTTCAGACCTACGACGGTATTCCACTACTGGTGACCTCCGTCGACGGTGGTTACACTGTTGCCACcggtttttattttttttgtttttcaaatttttatttatttaatttaatttcgtaATCTAATTGTCCAGAGAGTCTTTGGCTTGGGTCCCgtgcctctgggatcgcccttcattcTCGGTTTGCCTCGCTCGAGAGTCTCTCGCTTTGGTCtcgtgcctctcgagtcgcctgcccggcctctcgggtccccttccatcctctcgggtccccctccggactctcgggtgtccttccgacatctcgtggtagggtttcaatttggacccgttgatggcaagtctattttcaatggccattcgAAGActtggaaccataaattctacagggaccacggtctccttcccgtacataagaagaagaagaataaagattttgaaggctgcggccttacacacagggttccaatcgttgccgacacaaaTGATCTTCGggttatctacgtcaccgaggtttgtctccttcaattttacctcttgatactTGATGGGTTCTTCCTTCGGGAACTAGTGTGCGGTGGTGTCACTCACACGagtgtctcccttccaatattctttgtattttggtaggtacacctcctctgttacttgctctggttcctctacttcgagcctgtagctctggaacatttcgtaatcctccatctgccagtggaagagcccgttcaatgaccctgtctcatcctcggagcactctcctagtttgagaatccctttgtCGTTGGGCTCCATGCAGCCTcgtccttcgtccctcaggtcgccttctccttcacccttcgattccgaagatgatgctagttcctcactaaccaactgcgtcccaaggtctatgataaacttccttcctccattctccatagacagagtgttcttccagttgtgggtggccttggctgccactagccaccctctccctaagatcgcatcatacccttttttctttagtgggattaccatgaagtccagtatgaaggttgcgccccgatggtaacttgctggcccatcagtgtcctgatgggtttgattccatgctgatctgctcccagtagattgaatgtagatggccacagcgtcgGCTTCCCCAACTTCCGCTAGGTTTCTTCTAGAAGAACATTCACTCCCAATCCACCATCggcgatggtatcggttagaatggtgccaaggatacccatctccacaatgaccaggttccttccagtgttaactgctaGCAAcctggggtctattgcagaccccctaggaacatctgtgcggtggttggtattggtgcgtggttgggagagattgtTCAGCAACGctgttcgtaattgaggcatcgtctggaggagatcgtgtaccttcacaggcacctctagttttaaaatttgatttagtatagcctcctccgcctTCGGTTGGTTGGAAGTACCCACtgtacccttcgccttcgccctctctcatatctctttctcaatttcttcccgtgcttcctGTACCCTTCGCTTCTCCGTCTCCGAGTCTGGGCACGTTGCTTGTCTGGCTTGGGCACGGGTTACGGCCaagacttcctcttctttggtttcctcgatattgagcaagttgacgccagacttcgggcaggtggcgtcttcgtggtctcctggtccgcaccatttgcacaaatattgtgtggcctctcccttcgcgcagtctcgggcgaagtgcccccactggttgcatgctctgcattgtatcatcggccggcctttggagtcgtattggatcgggctccttgtgttgttattgttgtttcgtcctccccaccggttatcttggtagcctctcgatgttgcattgttgttcaccTGGGAGCTGCCAGTACCGctcgatgtagttggttgttcctgcgtaagcaatacttgttggtttcgtgttttcatgttgtaggggcattccttggtgggatgccccatcaactggcatatatcacaataggccttctttgggcaggagcctttcgtgtggccgTCCGTCTTACATTTCGTacaccaaagctccccttcgtcggtctagctcggacctcccttcataaccttcaactctttcatcatcctcagcatgtc is part of the Cryptomeria japonica chromosome 10, Sugi_1.0, whole genome shotgun sequence genome and harbors:
- the LOC131080030 gene encoding uncharacterized protein LOC131080030 codes for the protein MAVGRFWMYGSIPFFTARSPYWQEMVDALTICGAGFKAPSEFDLRGPILTELVNDVKKELGDQRQIWSTKGCTIMTDGWTDRRNRTLLNFLVSSAGGTVFIKSIDASAHCKNATYLCEQIEEVINEVGEENVVQVVTDNAPNYVAAGRLLMERRPSIVWTPCAAHCIDLMLEDIGKLPWVKTCVEKARNVCKFVYNHSWVLALMRQYTEHKELARPGITRFATNFITLQSMLRCKMALRRMIVGEEWSSSSYAATPAGKDMADCIFDERGFWSPCDEIVKFVKPLVVLLRVADGEKPAMGYIYEGMDRAKEGIKSIYAGDESKYGPIWQIIDKRWHHQLHRPIHAAAYYLNPAFHFSPTFRVDAEVLDGLYSVMEKMAPVGCTQTDLMRELQLFSNAQGETFSRSIAKESRTTMMPDNWWSFFGPTTPNLQKLAIRILSQPCSASGCERNWSMFEHIHSKRRNRLSVEKMNDLIFVHYNLRLRMRKNALADISPIILDEVDPEAEWAIETDPVAVFSDDDTDWIDQVDIEAKAVAMAEEEQRARAERGDSEADGDSDTDGDSDTDVPNVGEHGVVSRGAAMAAQSSMTYLRRLRRGPGPSSEPTSGPEGADSSAP